A window from Pokkaliibacter sp. MBI-7 encodes these proteins:
- a CDS encoding sugar ABC transporter ATP-binding protein gives MVPSSNAHSASGQADALRIRGLTKAFAAHQVLKGIDLDLPAGRVTALMGANGAGKSTLVRILSGVHQADQGSLSWGRQPVSLHSPAAAVSAGVVTVHQIINDNVVQTLSVADNLLLDRLCAGSIAPLLSERRMHEQAQPLADAVGLQVDLSTPVAQLSQADKQRVAIARAMAHKPRMLILDEPTSSLSDAEAERLFQLVEQLRAQGTGILYITHRLNDIRRLADRIAALRDGVIVDEQDSDPDVGRAVQAMLGHAVGEVGHTVRREQQQVARFEQARLSASARPFDLSLRRGEITVLTGLLSSGANKVLEALYGLTPLQAGAMRLNDQPWQPASPAAAIAGGVFMVQEERGNNGVIPSFSILHNLTLPFLRQIGLPALWSSRPEREHGERVLAQTGTVYQHADQQLTKLSGGNQQKVMLARWLQMPCEVLLLAEPFQGVDIGARRDIARLLRDSSDQRATLVLCTDLEEALELADRLLVFNHDHLVGEHWLDELDIEMVIRQISALPQSA, from the coding sequence ATGGTGCCTAGCTCCAACGCCCACTCAGCATCCGGTCAGGCGGATGCGTTGCGCATACGTGGCCTGACCAAGGCATTTGCTGCCCATCAGGTACTCAAAGGTATTGATCTGGATTTGCCCGCCGGTCGGGTAACCGCGCTGATGGGCGCCAACGGTGCCGGTAAATCAACACTGGTACGCATTCTTTCCGGCGTACATCAGGCAGATCAGGGTTCTCTCAGCTGGGGTAGGCAGCCTGTCAGTCTGCATTCACCCGCCGCTGCCGTCAGTGCCGGTGTCGTCACCGTCCACCAGATTATCAATGACAACGTCGTACAAACCCTCAGTGTGGCAGATAACCTGCTGCTGGATCGCCTTTGCGCGGGCTCGATAGCACCACTGCTGTCCGAACGTCGCATGCATGAGCAGGCGCAGCCACTGGCGGATGCTGTTGGTCTGCAGGTGGATCTGTCAACGCCTGTGGCGCAGCTGTCTCAGGCGGACAAGCAGCGTGTTGCCATTGCCCGGGCAATGGCGCACAAGCCGCGTATGCTGATTCTTGACGAGCCCACTTCCAGCCTGTCGGACGCCGAGGCCGAGCGTCTGTTCCAGCTGGTGGAGCAGTTGCGTGCGCAGGGCACCGGGATTCTCTATATCACTCACCGGCTGAATGATATCCGTCGTCTGGCTGATCGTATCGCCGCCCTGCGTGATGGCGTGATCGTCGATGAGCAAGATAGTGATCCTGATGTCGGGCGTGCTGTACAGGCCATGCTTGGCCATGCGGTGGGGGAGGTCGGGCACACTGTGCGTCGCGAGCAGCAGCAGGTGGCCCGCTTTGAGCAGGCCCGGCTGAGTGCTTCTGCCCGTCCTTTTGACCTGTCGTTACGGCGCGGAGAAATCACCGTGCTGACGGGGCTGCTGTCGAGCGGTGCCAACAAGGTGCTGGAGGCGCTGTACGGCCTGACTCCGTTACAGGCAGGCGCCATGCGCCTCAATGATCAGCCCTGGCAGCCTGCGTCACCGGCAGCGGCCATTGCCGGGGGCGTATTCATGGTGCAGGAGGAGCGTGGCAATAACGGCGTGATCCCCTCCTTTTCTATTCTGCATAACCTGACCCTGCCGTTTTTGCGTCAGATTGGTCTGCCTGCACTCTGGTCATCCCGACCTGAGCGTGAGCATGGTGAACGTGTGCTGGCACAGACCGGTACGGTCTATCAGCACGCCGATCAGCAACTGACTAAGCTGTCAGGGGGCAACCAGCAGAAAGTCATGCTGGCACGCTGGCTTCAGATGCCCTGTGAAGTGCTGTTGCTGGCAGAACCATTTCAGGGCGTCGATATTGGCGCGCGCCGGGATATTGCCCGTTTGCTGCGAGACAGCAGTGACCAGCGCGCCACTCTGGTGCTGTGCACCGATCTGGAAGAAGCCCTTGAGCTGGCAGACCGTCTGCTGGTGTTCAACCACGATCATCTGGTGGGTGAGCACTGGCTTGATGAGCTGGATATCGAGATGGTCATTCGCCAGATTTCAGCCCTTCCCCAATCCGCCTGA
- the astA gene encoding arginine N-succinyltransferase — protein MMVVRPIQAEDRDALHELARKTGPGFTSLQDDDQQISAKIENGLAAFIEQSRDGEASYVFVMEDLSQGRVVGICAIEAAVGLHDPWYTYHVGVQVHASRELNVYTRHETLTLNNNHTGYSELCTLFLDPEYRQGKNGHLLSKSRFMFMAEHPERFYHSVIAEMRGFSEDGVSPFWEGLGRTFFSMDFAQADQLSAKDKGFIAELMPKHTIYTHLLPSAAQAAIGQTHEHTTPARRLLESEGFRYNNYVDIFDAGPTLEARVQDIRAIRESRYVKVQVGETSGRGELSLLATLSLADFRCCMAHTDALGQGIITINQQTADALGVKSGATLRTVGLFGRS, from the coding sequence ATGATGGTAGTACGCCCGATCCAGGCTGAAGACCGCGACGCCCTGCATGAGCTGGCCAGAAAAACCGGCCCAGGCTTCACCTCCCTGCAGGACGACGACCAGCAGATCAGCGCCAAGATCGAGAATGGCCTGGCCGCATTCATTGAGCAAAGCCGCGACGGTGAGGCCAGCTATGTCTTCGTCATGGAAGATCTGTCACAGGGGAGAGTGGTCGGTATCTGCGCAATTGAGGCTGCGGTGGGCCTGCATGACCCCTGGTACACCTATCATGTCGGCGTACAGGTGCATGCCTCACGCGAACTGAATGTCTACACCCGTCATGAAACCCTGACCCTCAATAACAACCACACCGGTTACTCCGAACTCTGCACCCTGTTCCTCGACCCTGAGTATCGTCAGGGCAAAAACGGCCACCTGCTTTCCAAGTCACGTTTTATGTTTATGGCGGAGCACCCGGAGCGCTTCTATCACAGCGTCATCGCTGAAATGCGCGGCTTCAGTGAAGACGGCGTTTCCCCCTTCTGGGAAGGGTTGGGTCGTACTTTCTTCTCGATGGACTTTGCCCAGGCGGATCAGCTGTCAGCCAAGGACAAAGGCTTTATCGCCGAGCTGATGCCCAAACACACCATCTATACCCACCTGTTACCCAGTGCCGCTCAGGCAGCCATTGGCCAAACCCATGAGCACACCACGCCCGCCCGTCGCCTGCTGGAAAGCGAAGGATTCCGCTACAACAACTATGTGGATATTTTCGATGCAGGCCCGACGCTGGAAGCACGAGTGCAGGACATACGGGCCATCCGCGAAAGTCGTTATGTCAAAGTGCAGGTGGGAGAAACCAGTGGCCGTGGCGAGCTGAGTCTGCTGGCCACCCTGTCGCTGGCTGATTTCCGCTGCTGTATGGCTCATACCGACGCGCTCGGTCAGGGCATCATCACTATCAATCAGCAGACCGCCGACGCACTGGGCGTGAAATCCGGCGCCACACTACGGACCGTCGGGCTGTTTGGCCGCAGTTAA
- the thiC gene encoding phosphomethylpyrimidine synthase ThiC — MLEHHLSQRAKVDDAAVQPFPASQKIYIQGSREDIRVPMREITLTPTPAQFGAEENPPVRVYDTSGPYTDPAVQIDVRKGLPHLRANWIEERQDTELLTSLTSEYGRRRANDPSLDALRFELKHHPRRAKAGQNVSQLHYARRGIITPEMEFIAIRENMKLQLARENALLQTQAPGHSWGANIPQDITPEFVREEVARGRAVIPANINHPELEPMIIGRNFLVKINGNIGNSAVTSSIEEEVEKMTWGIRWGADTIMDLSTGKHIHETREWILRNSPVPIGTVPIYQALEKVGGIAEELTWELFRDTLIEQAEQGVDYFTIHAGVLLRYVPMTAKRMTGIVSRGGSIMAKWCLAHHKENFLYTHFEDICEIMKAYDVSFSLGDGLRPGSVYDANDEAQFAELRTLGELTKIAWKHDVQTIIEGPGHVPMHKIQENMTEQLKHCDEAPFYTLGPLTTDIAPGYDHITSGIGAAMIGWYGCAMLCYVTPKEHLGLPNKDDVKTGIITYKIAAHAADLAKGHPGAQIRDNALSKARFEFRWDDQFNLALDPDTAKAFHDETLPKESAKVAHFCSMCGPKFCSMKISQEVRELDDQQVAEINALAEEGMQSKSEEFREQGQELYHRV; from the coding sequence ATGCTTGAACATCATCTGAGTCAGCGCGCCAAGGTCGACGATGCGGCCGTGCAGCCGTTTCCCGCTTCACAAAAAATCTATATTCAGGGATCACGGGAAGACATCCGTGTACCGATGCGGGAAATAACTCTGACTCCCACACCTGCGCAGTTTGGTGCTGAAGAGAATCCACCGGTACGGGTATATGACACCTCTGGTCCTTACACTGATCCCGCGGTACAGATCGATGTCCGTAAGGGGCTGCCTCATCTGCGTGCCAACTGGATTGAAGAGCGTCAGGACACTGAGCTGCTGACCAGTCTGACATCGGAGTACGGTCGTCGTCGTGCCAATGATCCCAGTCTGGATGCACTGCGTTTTGAGCTGAAGCACCATCCCCGTCGTGCCAAAGCCGGTCAGAATGTCAGCCAGCTACACTATGCCCGCCGGGGCATCATTACGCCGGAAATGGAATTCATCGCTATTCGCGAAAATATGAAGCTGCAGCTGGCCAGAGAAAATGCCCTGCTGCAGACGCAGGCTCCCGGTCATTCCTGGGGTGCCAATATTCCACAGGACATCACCCCTGAGTTCGTGCGTGAGGAAGTGGCCCGTGGCCGCGCTGTTATTCCGGCCAATATCAATCACCCTGAGCTGGAGCCGATGATTATTGGCCGTAACTTTCTGGTGAAGATTAACGGCAATATCGGTAATTCGGCGGTCACCTCTTCCATTGAGGAAGAAGTGGAAAAAATGACCTGGGGCATTCGCTGGGGTGCGGATACCATCATGGATCTGTCGACGGGCAAGCACATTCATGAAACCCGCGAGTGGATTCTGCGTAACAGCCCGGTGCCCATCGGCACGGTGCCGATCTATCAGGCGCTGGAGAAGGTCGGTGGCATCGCCGAAGAGCTGACCTGGGAACTGTTCCGCGACACCCTGATCGAGCAGGCCGAGCAGGGCGTGGACTACTTCACCATTCATGCTGGTGTGCTACTGCGTTATGTACCGATGACGGCCAAACGGATGACCGGCATCGTATCTCGTGGTGGTTCCATCATGGCCAAGTGGTGTCTGGCACATCACAAGGAAAACTTCCTCTACACCCACTTTGAAGATATCTGCGAGATTATGAAGGCCTACGATGTGTCCTTCTCTCTGGGTGACGGCCTGCGTCCCGGTTCGGTCTACGATGCCAATGATGAGGCACAGTTTGCCGAGTTGCGTACCCTGGGTGAGCTGACCAAAATTGCCTGGAAGCACGACGTGCAGACTATCATCGAGGGGCCGGGTCATGTGCCGATGCACAAGATTCAGGAGAATATGACCGAGCAGCTGAAGCATTGTGATGAAGCACCGTTCTACACCCTTGGCCCACTGACCACTGACATTGCCCCTGGCTATGACCACATTACTTCAGGCATTGGCGCCGCGATGATCGGCTGGTATGGCTGTGCCATGTTGTGCTACGTCACGCCCAAGGAGCATCTGGGTCTGCCGAATAAAGACGATGTCAAAACCGGCATCATCACCTACAAGATTGCCGCCCATGCTGCCGATCTGGCCAAAGGCCATCCGGGCGCGCAAATTCGTGATAATGCGCTGTCCAAGGCGCGTTTTGAGTTCCGCTGGGATGATCAGTTCAATCTGGCGCTGGACCCCGATACCGCCAAGGCTTTCCACGATGAAACCCTGCCCAAGGAGTCAGCCAAGGTGGCGCATTTCTGCTCCATGTGTGGCCCCAAGTTCTGCTCCATGAAGATCAGTCAGGAAGTCCGCGAGCTGGATGATCAGCAGGTTGCTGAAATCAATGCACTGGCGGAGGAAGGCATGCAGAGCAAGTCTGAGGAGTTCCGCGAGCAGGGGCAGGAGTTGTACCACCGCGTCTAA
- the thiD gene encoding bifunctional hydroxymethylpyrimidine kinase/phosphomethylpyrimidine kinase: MTTSSLSTSDSPISPAAQESHRHHIAQALTIAGSDSGGGAGIQADLKTFSALGVYGASVISGLTAQNTQGVHGLFEVSADFVRQQLQVVLDDLRIAACKTGMLARADIIAAVADELRGRAISLVVDPVMIAKSGHALLAPEAIDNLCRLLLPLATLVTPNLPEAAAMTGLPEAVDEAGMQRLGERLLAMGAKGVLIKGGHLPGDCDAVDWLFTPSQSCRLVSPRIATRHTHGTGCTLSAAITAGLACGLPLAEAVTQAKAYLDHALRAADQLQVGNGLGPVHHFHHWWSEDSAGSASITMTDNQP, encoded by the coding sequence GTGACCACTTCTTCTCTTTCGACTTCGGACAGCCCGATATCTCCTGCCGCGCAGGAGAGTCATCGTCATCACATCGCGCAGGCCCTGACCATCGCAGGCTCGGATTCAGGTGGTGGGGCAGGCATTCAGGCTGATCTTAAGACGTTCTCTGCGCTCGGTGTGTACGGTGCGTCGGTCATTTCAGGCCTGACGGCACAGAATACGCAGGGCGTACACGGGCTGTTTGAAGTCAGTGCCGACTTTGTCCGTCAGCAGCTGCAGGTTGTGCTTGATGATTTGCGCATCGCGGCCTGCAAGACCGGGATGCTGGCAAGGGCTGACATCATTGCCGCGGTGGCTGATGAATTGCGTGGCCGGGCCATATCTCTGGTAGTGGATCCGGTAATGATTGCTAAAAGTGGTCATGCCCTGCTGGCGCCTGAAGCCATCGATAACCTCTGCCGCCTGTTGCTGCCGCTTGCCACGCTGGTCACTCCCAACCTGCCCGAAGCGGCTGCCATGACAGGCCTGCCCGAAGCCGTTGACGAGGCCGGCATGCAGCGTCTGGGCGAACGTCTGCTGGCCATGGGGGCTAAGGGCGTGCTGATTAAAGGCGGGCATCTGCCCGGCGACTGCGATGCGGTGGACTGGCTGTTCACTCCGTCACAGTCCTGTCGTCTGGTCAGCCCTCGTATCGCGACCCGCCATACTCATGGCACCGGCTGCACCCTGTCTGCTGCCATCACTGCGGGTCTGGCTTGTGGGTTGCCATTAGCAGAGGCGGTGACGCAGGCCAAGGCCTATCTGGATCATGCCCTGAGAGCTGCAGATCAGTTGCAGGTAGGCAACGGGCTGGGCCCGGTACATCATTTTCATCACTGGTGGTCAGAGGATTCTGCCGGCAGTGCTTCCATCACTATGACTGATAATCAACCCTAG